The following DNA comes from Nocardioides sp. JQ2195.
CGCAGTCGTCGCCGGAGCCGATGGTGGTGACCCCGTCGCGCAGCCAGGTCACCCGCTGGGAGACACCGACGAGCCGCGGCTGCTCTGCCAGCACCAGCCGGGGCTGGCCCCCGCGCGCCACGTCGTGGGTGGTCGTGATGACCCGCTTGGGCCGGCGCTGGAAGGTCGGCGCGATCGGGAGGAGTGTGGCCGGCGGCACCAGGGCCCGATCGGGAAGGACAGCTCCTCGACCCCGCGGTCGCAGGCGGGCCCGGCCCGGCGCAACCAGGCTGCGCAGGCTGCCCAGGCGGATGTGGCGCGAACCCGTCAGGCGACGGTGCCACCACGAGGCGCGGACGTCGCCAATCCTCAGCAGGATGGACTTTCCGTCGGTGACGTCGAGCCGGATCCCCCGGCGGCACAACGCATCGGCCAGCTCGGCCAAGGACGCCGCGTCACCCGGCGAGGCGAAGACCTCCGGGCGGTCGACCTCGAGGGTCAGGCTCCGCCCACTGCCGCGCAGGTGCCCGCGGGCGGACCCGCCATCCGGCAGGTCGACGGTGACCCGGAGGTCGGCACTGATCTGGAGCCGGCGGCTCATGTCAGGCCGATCGTGGCGAGGCTGCTCGGGGCGAGGCCGGCCGGGCCGACGCGCGGTCATCGGTGGTCACCCGCAAGGTTCCGTTCAGTCGCCAGGTTGCCCGGGGAGCGTTCTGCCCCGTGTCTCGCGGGATCTCCACCTCCATCTCCTGGAACTCGTAGTTGATCGCTGCCTCACGGCCCGTGAGGAACGACCACATGCGCATGCCGAGCTCGGTCCAGTCGACGACCTCGGTGGGTGCCGCACCACCTGCGACCTGCTGAGTGTTCTGACTCATCACCGCTCCTAAGTTGAACATCTTCCTAAACACTTTGTTTAGGTTTAGGATCTTAGGGTGCACCCGACCACCGAACAAGCGCAAGCCCCCGACCCCAGCTCCACGAACGGCGGCTCCAGGAACGAGAGCCCCACCAACGACAGCCCCACCAGCGGCACCCTGACGATCGGCGAGCTGGCCGAGCAGACCGGGCTGAGCCCGGCGACGCTGCGCATGTGGGAGTCGCGGCACGGGTTCCCGGCCCCCCAGCGCCTGCCGAGCGGCCATCGCCGCTACCCGGTCGAGACGGTCGACCGGGTGCGAGCGGTGATGGCCCGACAGGCCGCGGGTGTCCGCCTCGAGGCCGCGATCAACCAGTCCGGCGACAGGTCGATCCCGCGGACGCTGTCGGTCCATGCCGAGCTGAGGCGCACCGAGCCGCACGTGGCCCCCCTGCTCCTGCGCAAGGCCACGCTGGTCGCGCTCTCCCACGCCATCGAGGACGAGTGTGTGGCGCAGGGCGAGCGCACCGTGCTGTTCGGGGCGTTCCAGCACGAACGCCACCTGCGTGCCTCGCTGCCCCGGTGGGAGGACCTGGCCCGCACCGGTCGGGCCACCTTCGTCTTCACCGGCGGGCCACACTCCACCGCCGCCACAGACGTCGGCCCTGCCTCCGACTTCGACCCCGACTCCGACCCCGACTCCGACCCCGACTCCGACTCCGACGCCCACGCGTCGGTCAGCCAGTCCCGACTCACCCACGTGACACTGCCCGAGGATGCGCCGATGCTGCGCGAGTGGAGCCTGATCTGTGAGGGCGTCGCCCAGCCGATCGCTCTGTCCGCGTGGGAGCTCCCCGGCCAGGACGGCGTCCCCGACCGGGAGCGCAAGTTCGAGACGGTGTGGACCCTCGATCCGGTGGCAGTGCGCCACGCAGCGCTCACCTGTGCCGACGTGGCCACACATGCCGGCGTGCCGACCGCTCGCAACGTGCTCGACCAGCTCGACACACCGACCGGACCGCACGGCGGTGACGCGGCGGCCGCGACGCGACTGTTCCTCCGGGTGGTCGGCTACATCGAGCACCAGCTCCGCGACTGAAGCACCAGCTCCGCGACTGGCCCGCTCAGGATTCCCCGCTCAGGATTCCCCGCTCAGGACAGGTGGCCGCATGCTCTTGACCGGGCGGTCAATCAAGGAGCACTCTGGAGGGAGGCACCCGCCTGTCGACGACGGGTCAACGGAAAGCGAGGAATCAATCATGAAGAAGTGGACTCGATGGCAGGACTGGGTGGCGCTGGCAGCCGGCGTCTACGCCCTGCTCTCCCCCATCTGGACCAACACCGAGACCAGGGCCACCTGGACGATGGTGGTCCTGGGCGCAGCCGTCGCCGTGGTCGCCCTGTGGTCGCTGGCGATGCCCGGCGATCAGATCGCCGACTACGCCCTCATCCTCATGGGCGTGCTCCTGTTCATCTCCCCGTGGGTGATGGACTTCGCCACGAGGGACAACCTGGCCATGACCGCCTGGATCACCGGTGCGATCACCGCCGTCGCCGGCGTGCTGGCCATGCCCCAGATCGAGAAGAGGATGCACCCGCACCACAGGACGATCACCCACTAGTCCGGTCACGTGACGCCGGAGGGCGGACAGTCCGGGTGCTGACGCTCGGCCCCGCCCTCCGCGTTCCTGCCACTCCCCAGATTCGGAGCCCGATGCCCACCCATGACCGTCGCACCCGCATCCTCGACGCTGCCGAGGAGCTCTTCGCCGTGGACGGCTTCGACGCGACGCCGACGGCCCGCGTGGCCGAGGCGGCCGAGGTGCCGAAGGGACTCGTCTTCTACTACTTCCCCCACAAGATCGACCTGCTCCTGACGCTGCTGAAGGAACGCTTGCCGACGCCGACGAAGGAGTCCGTCGCAGACGTCGTACGCCGTGGTGACCCGGCCGGTTCGCTGCTGGCCGTGCACCGCAGCCT
Coding sequences within:
- a CDS encoding FHA domain-containing protein, which translates into the protein MSRRLQISADLRVTVDLPDGGSARGHLRGSGRSLTLEVDRPEVFASPGDAASLAELADALCRRGIRLDVTDGKSILLRIGDVRASWWHRRLTGSRHIRLGSLRSLVAPGRARLRPRGRGAVLPDRALVPPATLLPIAPTFQRRPKRVITTTHDVARGGQPRLVLAEQPRLVGVSQRVTWLRDGVTTIGSGDDCDLRIEGLAALHAEVVHDEADELVLVARAGGVRVNGATVDRQLLRTGCRVDIGDTTLVFSREEYADHGRPYGGRIGGELGHQQPQPPRTVLQGDS
- a CDS encoding DICT sensory domain-containing protein, which encodes MHPTTEQAQAPDPSSTNGGSRNESPTNDSPTSGTLTIGELAEQTGLSPATLRMWESRHGFPAPQRLPSGHRRYPVETVDRVRAVMARQAAGVRLEAAINQSGDRSIPRTLSVHAELRRTEPHVAPLLLRKATLVALSHAIEDECVAQGERTVLFGAFQHERHLRASLPRWEDLARTGRATFVFTGGPHSTAATDVGPASDFDPDSDPDSDPDSDSDAHASVSQSRLTHVTLPEDAPMLREWSLICEGVAQPIALSAWELPGQDGVPDRERKFETVWTLDPVAVRHAALTCADVATHAGVPTARNVLDQLDTPTGPHGGDAAAATRLFLRVVGYIEHQLRD
- a CDS encoding SPW repeat protein, translated to MKKWTRWQDWVALAAGVYALLSPIWTNTETRATWTMVVLGAAVAVVALWSLAMPGDQIADYALILMGVLLFISPWVMDFATRDNLAMTAWITGAITAVAGVLAMPQIEKRMHPHHRTITH